In Paludibaculum fermentans, the genomic stretch CGGGCGCAGCGAAGTGGTGATGGGCAAGGCGCTGGGCATGGACGGGTATCGCAAAAAGGCGTTCCTGATGACGAAGGTCTGCAGCCGCGAGTATGAGGGCGCGATGCAGCAGTTGGAAGAGAGCCTGAAGCGCCTGCAGACGGATCATATCGACCTGTGGCAGTTCCACGAATGCAACTACCACAACGATCCGGACTGGGTGTTTGAGAAGGGCGGCATCCGCGCGGCGCTGGAAGCGAAGAAGCAGGGCAAGATCCGGTTCATTGGCTTCACGGGTCATAAGGCGCCGGCGATTCACCGCAGGATGCTGTCGAAGGAGTTCGCCTGGGATACGGCGCAGATGCCGAACAACGTGCTGGACTCGCAGTTCCTCAGCTTTCGGGAGGAGGTGATGCCCATCTGCCTGCAGAAGAAGATGGGCATAGTCGGCATGAAGGGCTGCTGCGGAGATGGCCGGCCGATCAAGGCCGGGTTATTGACGGTGGAAGAGTGCTACCGCTATTGCCTGTCGCAGCCGGTCAGCGTGCAGGTGGTGGGGCTGTCGAATCTCGAAGAGTTGCAGACCGCGCTGAAGATCGCGCGGTCGTTCAAGCCGCTGACCGCGGCGGAGAAGGCCACGCTCTTAAGCAAGGTGAAGGACGTGCAGTTCGACGGACGGTATGAGCTGTTCAAAACGAGCAAGCGCTATGACAGCGCGTACCACCGCACGCAGCACGGCTTCGCGACGGAAGGCGTCTAAGACCGCGTTTACTCCGGCGCCAGGACCGCTTCGATCAGGAACGGGCCGGGGCGCGACATCGCCGTACGGAAGTGCTGGATGAACTCGGGCGTCGAGGTGGCTCTTACGGACTCGACGCCCATGGATTCTCCCAGCTTCCGCCAGTCGATGTCGGGCCGCGTCAGGTCCACGAGTTCGTCGGCACGCGGGCCGATGACCGTTGTGCCGGTGCGCTTCATCTCCACATCCAGGATGCGGTAGCGGCGATTCACGAAGATCACCGCGGTGACGTCGAGGCGCTCTCGGGCCATGGTCCAGAGGGCCTGCGGCGT encodes the following:
- a CDS encoding aldo/keto reductase, with the translated sequence MADNTRRQFFQGMAATAVLAEEVLAQTSSASETGVPTRLLGRTGERVSMLGVGGAHTGRDRDDNACVRLIQTAIDEGMTFLDNAWEYNGGRSEVVMGKALGMDGYRKKAFLMTKVCSREYEGAMQQLEESLKRLQTDHIDLWQFHECNYHNDPDWVFEKGGIRAALEAKKQGKIRFIGFTGHKAPAIHRRMLSKEFAWDTAQMPNNVLDSQFLSFREEVMPICLQKKMGIVGMKGCCGDGRPIKAGLLTVEECYRYCLSQPVSVQVVGLSNLEELQTALKIARSFKPLTAAEKATLLSKVKDVQFDGRYELFKTSKRYDSAYHRTQHGFATEGV